Proteins encoded in a region of the Zunongwangia endophytica genome:
- a CDS encoding IPT/TIG domain-containing protein, producing the protein MSITKIHPNQLKDIPSYPEPYVTSLSETSSIPDLTKDITVYGDYFTPNMTVNILDNTVSDFRFISSKEISFKVRSGNQEGAFNIILNNGRILTLTNYWVVSLGEVLVPQVDDWTNLINNPILSIGGIKKDIENSLVSADWVNIDANQDFSIYGKLEDFTLGGSTATSGNVTQIQLLNADTLNEVSRMVWRFNSSFTFKQIRSYLADGSSSGDGDGGDIFNDVGRLSRIGESWIFYVNDIQEHIYNSAGYTGALLVRVSAYNSGLKQIKLIKH; encoded by the coding sequence ATGTCAATTACAAAAATACATCCAAATCAATTAAAAGATATTCCAAGTTATCCAGAACCATATGTGACTTCTTTATCTGAAACATCTTCAATTCCAGATTTAACAAAAGATATCACAGTTTACGGTGACTATTTCACACCAAATATGACAGTTAATATTCTAGACAATACAGTTAGTGATTTTAGATTTATTAGCAGTAAAGAAATTAGTTTTAAGGTAAGATCAGGTAATCAAGAAGGTGCTTTCAATATTATATTAAATAATGGGCGTATCCTAACTTTGACAAATTACTGGGTTGTAAGCTTAGGAGAAGTTTTAGTACCGCAAGTAGATGATTGGACTAACTTAATTAATAACCCAATTTTGAGTATAGGCGGTATCAAAAAAGATATCGAAAACAGTCTAGTGAGCGCAGACTGGGTAAATATTGATGCAAATCAAGATTTTAGTATATATGGAAAATTAGAGGATTTTACTTTAGGGGGATCAACAGCAACTTCAGGTAATGTAACACAAATACAGCTGTTGAATGCAGATACTTTAAATGAAGTGTCTAGAATGGTATGGAGATTTAATTCGTCTTTCACTTTTAAGCAAATTAGATCCTATTTAGCTGATGGTTCGAGTTCAGGAGATGGAGACGGAGGCGATATATTTAACGATGTTGGAAGGTTATCAAGAATAGGAGAGTCCTGGATTTTTTACGTAAATGACATACAAGAACATATTTATAATAGTGCAGGATATACAGGAGCATTATTAGTCAGAGTTTCAGCATATAATTCAGGACTTAAACAAATAAAACTTATAAAACACTAA
- a CDS encoding glycoside hydrolase family 19 protein: MNLTPLQKFQNSQCLDPDNDFGPLTIKAMRFAFSLSIEQTANFAGQCAHESNYFKRQFENLNYSYERLLQIFSHDFDTDRNRILSDEEKQVARILERKPQQIANFVYANQNGNGDEASGDGWLFRGRGPLQLTGRRNYQLFAAAMNDQEIMCNPDLVVTKYYFESALWYFESNNLWSIAKKTNRVAIKNLTKRVNGGYHGLQDRINKTINFEGWLRAA; encoded by the coding sequence ATGAACTTAACTCCCCTTCAGAAATTTCAGAATTCGCAATGCTTAGATCCAGATAATGATTTTGGGCCATTGACGATTAAAGCAATGCGTTTTGCATTTTCATTGAGCATTGAGCAAACAGCTAATTTCGCTGGGCAATGTGCGCATGAATCAAATTATTTTAAGCGCCAGTTTGAAAACTTAAATTATTCTTACGAAAGATTATTGCAGATCTTCTCCCACGATTTTGATACCGATCGAAACCGGATCCTTTCTGACGAAGAAAAACAAGTGGCCAGGATCCTGGAAAGAAAACCGCAGCAAATTGCAAATTTCGTTTACGCCAACCAAAATGGAAATGGTGATGAAGCTTCTGGAGATGGCTGGCTATTTCGTGGGCGTGGTCCTCTGCAATTAACCGGTAGAAGAAATTACCAATTATTCGCTGCTGCGATGAATGATCAGGAAATCATGTGCAATCCAGATCTCGTGGTTACTAAATATTATTTTGAAAGTGCATTATGGTATTTCGAAAGTAATAATCTCTGGAGTATTGCGAAGAAAACAAATCGAGTAGCTATTAAAAATCTTACCAAACGAGTGAATGGAGGATATCATGGGCTTCAGGATCGTATTAATAAAACTATAAATTTCGAAGGATGGTTACGCGCTGCTTAA